In Phycodurus eques isolate BA_2022a chromosome 10, UOR_Pequ_1.1, whole genome shotgun sequence, a genomic segment contains:
- the npepl1 gene encoding LOW QUALITY PROTEIN: probable aminopeptidase NPEPL1 (The sequence of the model RefSeq protein was modified relative to this genomic sequence to represent the inferred CDS: deleted 1 base in 1 codon) produces MANVVLEFKACAGDSDPQTRPILIIGQHANLQQVDWGQIKGKLQPVVSKEIWQAALNTLSPKPTDSCPLYLNYAAVAAIPSRVSRHNSPSSAHFISRLVRSCLPGGNNRCIVMVCHHSDVFASSCAISRAFPIFSRRSASSRRAEKKHVAVEFVIVGQDCNHLDVAELECLSNAADGVRLAARIVDTPCNEMNTDHFLDEIKAVGSELGITPVIIRGEELKEKGFGGIYGVGKAAENPPALAVLSHTPDGATQTIAWVGKGIVYDTGGLSIKGKTTMPGMKRDCGGAAAILGAFQATVKQGFKDNLHAVFCLAENAVGPTATRPDDIHTLYSGKTVEINNTDAEGRLVLADGVVYASKDLSADIILDMATLTGAQGISTGKHHAAVMTNSEQWETACVRAGRSSGDLAHPLVYCPELHFTEFASALADMKNSVADRENAQSSCAGLFIVSHLGFDWPGVWVHVDIAFPVHAGERATGFGVAFLMALFGQASDDSMLNLVSPLGAASNMLEEQMEQDCKRRRLV; encoded by the exons ATGGCGAACGTGGTGCTGGAGTTCAAGGCGTGTGCCGGTGACTCCGACCCACAGACTCGCCCGATTCTGATTATCGGACAGCATGCTAACCTTCAGCAAGTTGACTGGGGGCAAATAAAAGGCAAACTCCAGCCTGTTGTCAGCAAAGAG ATCTGGCAGGCTGCACTGAATACTTTGAGCCCCAAGCCCACAGACAGCTGTCCTCTGTACCTTAACTATGCAGCTGTGGCTGCCATTCCTTCGCGGGTCAGCAGGCACAACAGCCCCTCTTCTGCCCACTTCATCTCCCGTCTGGTCCGCTCCTGCCTGCCTGGAGGGAACAACCGCTGCATCGTG ATGGTGTGTCATCATTCAGACGTGTTTGCGTCATCCTGTGCAATTTCCAGAGCGTTCCCCATCTTCTCT CGTCGCTCCGCATCCTCGCGCAGGGCCGAGAAGAAGCACGTCGCCGTGGAGTTTGTGATTGTTGGCCAAGACTGCAACCATCTGGATGTAGCTGAGCTTGAG TGTCTCTCCAATGCTGCAGACGGAGTGCGACTGGCAGCTCGCATTGTGGACACGCCATGTAACGAGATGAACACAGACCACTTCTTGGAT GAAATCAAAGCAGTGGGAAGTGAACTCGGAATAACTCCTGTGATCATTCGTGGAGAGGAGCTCAAGGAAAAAGGCTTTGGAG GTATTTATGGTGTTGGCAAGGCAGCTGAGAATCCCCCTGCATTAGCAGTCTTGAGCCACACACCAGATGGCGCCACTCAGACCATTGCCTGGGTGGGAAAAGGCATCGTGTATGACACCGGAGGACTCAGTATCAAGGGAaag ACCACAATGCCAGGCATGAAGAGAGACTGTGGTGGAGCTGCCGCCATCTTGGGAGCGTTTCAAGCTACTGTCAAACAG GGCTTCAAGGATAACCTCCACGCTGTGTTTTGCCTGGCAGAGAACGCCGTGGGACCCACTGCCACACGGCCTGATGATATCCACACACTCTACTCTGGAAA AACTGTGGAGATCAACAATACTGATGCAGAGGGAAGGTTGGTACTGGCCGATGGAGTTGTGTACGCCAGCAAAGACCTGTCCGCTGATATTATTCTGGATATGGCCACACTGACTGGTGCACAG GGGATTTCCACTGGGAAGCACCACGCAGCTGTGATGACCAACAGCGAGCAGTGGGAGacggcgtgcgtgcgtgctggGCGCAGCAGTGGCGACCTTGCCCACCCTCTGGTTTACTGCCCGGAGCTGCACTTCACTGAATTCGCTTCTGCTCTGGCGGACATGAAGAATTCAGTGGCT GACCGAGAGAACGCACAGAGCTCGTGCGCTGGCCTCTTCATCGTCTCGCACTTAGGCTTTGATTGGCCCGGTGTGTGGGTTCATGTTGACATTGCCTTTCCTGTTCACGCT GGGGAGCGAGCCACAGGATTCGGCGTCGCTTTCCTGATGGCCCTGTTCGGTCAGGCTTCTGATGACTCCATGCTGAACCTCGTGTCACCTCTGGGTGCTGCTTCCAACATGTTAGAAGAGCAGATGGAGCAGGACTGCAAAAGGAGAAGACTGGTGTAG